Below is a genomic region from Triticum dicoccoides isolate Atlit2015 ecotype Zavitan chromosome 5A, WEW_v2.0, whole genome shotgun sequence.
GTGTATGCGCATGCGTGTGAACACCTACAATTGTTATGAAAAAAAATGATGAAGATACGTCGTACTACACCATCTGCGCGCAGAGGTAATCTCAGAAGAAATAATACATTACACTTTTTTCCACCGGACAACGAGCAAGACAAGTCGAAGATTACTACACATCGGCACACAGAGGTAATCTTGGAAAGATGACATGACTAATTGACGCAACGATCCGGACAACGCACCTTTTTCCACAGTTTGCACTTGCGTTTCCAGAGCACCTACTCCAACACGTACTTTGGATGGCAATATTACTCCGGTAATCACGGGCAAACAAGTGATCTAGAACGTCAGGACTCGATTGAGAACCACAAGAATTGAAAAGCCTTCATTATACTATTCCACAATATCGTACTAATTCCTTTTCAATTTTCATTCTAGTCGTATTAGAGTTTACCCTCAGCGCAGGTGCATGGAATTCCTGCTGTCTCATGAAAAATATTACGTACTTGGGTTGAATTTCTCGAATTTGACCAGTCAAGATTTTTTTTTTAAACTTCCCTTTAAGAAACACGGTGCAAGGAAGATAACCTTCCTCAACTTTCCAAGCTTCCCTACTTACCATGGAACTTATGCAGTATAAATACACTACTCATGGTCGCAGCACCCTATCTCATCATCACAGATACATTCACAGATAGTGCATATTTCCTTTCCCTCAAAAAGGAAAAAAGATTGTACATATTCCCTCACTTTTGTAAGCCTTAGCGATGGAGTACTCGCCGAAGCTGGCAGTAGTACTGCTCTTAGCTCTCGCGTCCGCCATGGCGGTCGCGGCCCAGAACTCGCCGCAGGACTTTGTGGACCCCCACAACGCGGCGCGCGCCGACGTCGGCGTCGGGCCGGTGACCTGGGACGACAACGTGGCGGCGTACGCGCAGAACTACGCGGAGCAGCGCCGCGGCGACTGCCAGCTGATACATACTCCCGATGGCCGGCCGTACGGGGAGAACCTCTTCGTAGGCAGCGGGACCCAGTGGACGGCGGCGGACGCCGTGAACTCGTGGGTGTCGGAGAAGCAGTACTACGACCACGGCAGCAACAGCTGCTCGGCCCCGGAGGGCGACTCGTGCGGGCACTACACGCAGGTGGTGTGGCGTGACTCGACGGCCATCGGCTGCGCCCGCGTCGTCTGCGACAGCAGCGACGACGTGTTTATCATCTGCAGCTACAACCCGCCGGGCAACTACGTGGGGCAGAGCCCATACTAGggtatgcatgcatgcgtgcatgtacGTAGCAGCGCGTATATTGCATAAAGAATAAAGTTGAGATCACAGTCGTGATAAGATGTGTGACTATAGCAGGAGAGATTCAAGGTATGTGTTGCGATTCATGGAAGTTGTATTATAGGTGCCTGCTATGCAGTGCTTATGAATGAAAATAAAGTTTTATTACCAGGGGTGAAGCTAGAGAGAAAAATAACTTAGGTGTATAACTTTAACATAAACATAATGATTAATGTATTTcttaactaaacgtcactagttggATGGGATCTGATTGGATGCGTTCTCTCAACTTCGGAGCGATACGGGACGCCTTGAGCCAAAATGCCATATAGCATCCCTTAGGTGGATCGCCTAAGCGCAACGGGCATGTATTTGTGCGGAGGCCACCACGGCCATCCCCCCTGGGTGCTCGAAGAGGAACTTGTGGACGACAGGAACCGCCGGTGCTGGCATGGCCGCCTCCATGCTAACCCTAGGCGGAGCCTGAGTCTGCAGGGGGACGGGAGAGGGAAAAACCGCCCGAACCCCTGAAGGATTAGGGGGCGGCGCAACCCTAGGAGAGGACAGGGGGGAGGCGGCGGGGCCCTCACCACTTGGGGCTGGTACTAAACTAAGCGCACTCATCTCTAGCCGAGTACGGTGGACGGGGCGGAGGAAGGTGGAAGAAAGAGGGGCGGAGTTGCGAGGAGAAGGACGATGCCGGAACATGGCGACAACATAAACAATGGGAGGGGGGATGGCGATGGTTATGGAGGTAGTGGAGCCCGTATCCGCCCCGGGAAGCGCCTTTTATCGCCTAAAGGAGAAGGGAGATCACGGGTAAGAGCAGCAAAAACCCCGAGGCCTCCATTTAATGAGACCTCCTTGGGCCTCGGGGTAGTCAACCTTGGAATAAGAATCAAAACTATAGTCATTAGTAGCTACCGAATGGTCACATCAAAACCTCCCCCCCAAGCACAGAGTCGTATTTCTTAGGCTGCTGTCAATGcatgggtgcttagatgaggtgctaagcacattaaatagcttagcaactatactccccaatgcataggtgcttagctttggtagctaagcttgcttcatttaatgttTTAGCAACTAAAGCTCTTCATGTATTGGTGGGCTTCCTTCATTTAAATGTTTTGCCTAGGTTCACGTGCTTAGCATTGTTTCTTTCTGGGGTCACCACACACATCTCTCTCCTTTTAAATAACTTACCatatcagaatttttgcctacgtgaaaggcttagcacctgtacacggtggagcattgggagaggccttATGTCCATGCAGAAGCTACTTCCTTTTCCCACTAGTAGCAAGGCATTTTGGAACTACAAGGCCAGCGCAGTTATTCGG
It encodes:
- the LOC119298176 gene encoding pathogenesis-related protein 1-like; the protein is MEYSPKLAVVLLLALASAMAVAAQNSPQDFVDPHNAARADVGVGPVTWDDNVAAYAQNYAEQRRGDCQLIHTPDGRPYGENLFVGSGTQWTAADAVNSWVSEKQYYDHGSNSCSAPEGDSCGHYTQVVWRDSTAIGCARVVCDSSDDVFIICSYNPPGNYVGQSPY